The proteins below come from a single Aegilops tauschii subsp. strangulata cultivar AL8/78 chromosome 6, Aet v6.0, whole genome shotgun sequence genomic window:
- the LOC109771376 gene encoding uncharacterized protein, protein MAPAERSCTLGRFAADEAAPQETLHVVRLQRLRLRRAAEGCLDPIPEEDDYAGSSSGGGGEDDGDVPAGSPSAHGSSSSATVDLAQCRRQ, encoded by the coding sequence atggcccccGCCGAGAGATCGTGCACGCTCGGCCGCTTCGCCGCTGACGAGGCGGCCCCGCAGGAGACCCTCCATGTCGTGCGGCTGCAGCGGCTCCGCCTTCGCCGCGCCGCGGAGGGATGCCTCGACCCCATCCCCGAGGAGGACGACTACGCtggcagcagcagcggcggcggcggcgaagacgACGGCGACGTCCCCGCCGGCTCGCCCAGCGCCcacggcagcagcagcagcgccacCGTCGACCTTGCCCAGTGTCGTCGTCAATAG